The Pseudomonas azadiae genome contains a region encoding:
- the norR gene encoding nitric oxide reductase transcriptional regulator NorR, translated as MTAQPLLTTLLPLVADLSRELPEGERYRRLLQAMRALLPCDAAALLRLDGEWLVPLAVDGLSADTLGRRFKISEHPRFAVLLGSPGPTRFDSDSELPDPYDGLVDGLHGHLEVHDCMGCPLFVDDQPWGLLTLDALDTERFERVELDALQAFASLAAATVNVAERIERLALRAEDAHQRAEIYRQASGQQHTEMIGQSKTHKRLVEEIKLVGGSDLTVLITGETGVGKELVAQAIHAASTRADKPLISLNCAALPETLVESELFGHVRGAFTGALNERRGKFELANGGTLFLDEVGELSLTVQAKLLRVLQSGQLQRLGSDKEHRVDVRLIAATNRDLADEVRQGRYRADFYHRLSVYPLQVPALRERGRDVLLLAGFFLEQNRSRMGLGSLRLTSDAQAALLAYNWPGNVRELEHLIGRSALKALGNCRERPKILSLSAQDLDLPPVSAPLVEEQTEVVPIVTGDLRQATEHYQRHVINACLERHQHNWASAARELGLDRANLGRMAKRLGLK; from the coding sequence ATGACTGCGCAACCGTTGCTCACCACCCTCCTGCCGCTGGTCGCCGACCTGTCCCGCGAACTGCCCGAAGGCGAGCGTTATCGCCGCCTGCTGCAAGCCATGCGCGCCCTGCTCCCTTGCGATGCCGCCGCGCTGTTGCGGCTGGACGGCGAATGGCTGGTGCCGCTGGCCGTGGATGGTTTGAGCGCCGACACCCTCGGCCGACGCTTCAAGATCAGCGAACACCCGCGTTTCGCCGTGCTGCTGGGCAGCCCCGGCCCCACGCGTTTTGACAGCGACAGCGAATTGCCTGACCCCTACGACGGCCTGGTCGACGGCCTGCACGGGCACCTGGAAGTACACGACTGCATGGGCTGCCCGCTGTTCGTCGACGACCAGCCCTGGGGCCTGCTGACCCTGGATGCGCTCGACACCGAACGCTTCGAACGCGTAGAGCTGGACGCCCTGCAAGCCTTCGCCAGCCTCGCCGCCGCCACCGTCAACGTCGCCGAACGCATCGAGCGCCTGGCGTTGCGCGCCGAAGACGCGCACCAGCGCGCCGAGATCTACCGCCAGGCCAGCGGCCAGCAGCACACGGAAATGATCGGCCAGAGCAAGACGCACAAGCGCCTGGTCGAGGAAATCAAGCTGGTGGGCGGCAGCGACCTGACCGTACTGATCACTGGCGAAACCGGCGTGGGCAAGGAACTGGTGGCCCAGGCCATTCATGCCGCCTCAACCCGCGCGGACAAACCGCTGATCAGCCTCAACTGCGCCGCCCTGCCGGAAACCCTGGTGGAAAGCGAGCTGTTCGGCCATGTACGCGGCGCCTTTACCGGTGCATTGAACGAGCGCCGCGGCAAGTTCGAACTGGCCAATGGCGGCACGTTGTTCCTGGATGAAGTCGGCGAACTGTCGCTGACGGTGCAGGCCAAGCTGCTGCGGGTGTTGCAAAGCGGCCAGTTGCAGCGCCTGGGGTCGGACAAGGAGCACCGGGTGGACGTACGCCTGATCGCGGCCACCAACCGCGACCTGGCCGACGAGGTCCGCCAGGGTCGCTACCGCGCCGACTTCTACCACCGCCTGAGCGTGTACCCGCTGCAAGTCCCGGCGCTGCGCGAACGCGGGCGCGACGTGTTGCTGCTGGCCGGTTTCTTCCTTGAACAGAACCGCTCACGCATGGGCCTGGGCAGCCTGCGCCTGACCAGCGATGCCCAGGCGGCGCTGCTTGCCTATAACTGGCCAGGCAATGTGCGCGAGCTGGAACATTTGATCGGACGCAGCGCGCTTAAAGCCCTGGGCAACTGTCGCGAGCGTCCGAAGATTCTCAGCCTGAGCGCCCAGGACCTCGACCTGCCCCCTGTCAGCGCGCCGTTGGTTGAAGAACAGACTGAGGTTGTGCCCATTGTCACCGGCGACCTGCGCCAGGCCACCGAGCACTATCAACGCCACGTGATCAACGCCTGCCTGGAACGCCACCAGCACAACTGGGCCAGCGCCGCCCGCGAACTGGGCCTGGACCGCGCCAACCTCGGCCGCATGGCCAAGCGCCTTGGCCTCAAATAG
- a CDS encoding disulfide bond formation protein B encodes MSDELRLGRERRFLVLLGIICLALIGGALYMQVVLGEAPCPLCILQRYALLLIAIFAFIGAGMRSKGAVTVFEGLVILSALGGVAAAGHHVYTQFFPQVSCGVDVLQPIVDDLPLAKVFPLGFQVDGFCSTPYPPVLGLSLAQWALVAFVLTVILVPLGIYRNRQRNA; translated from the coding sequence ATGAGTGACGAATTGCGTTTAGGCAGGGAGCGGCGCTTTCTGGTGTTGCTGGGCATCATCTGCCTGGCGCTGATCGGCGGTGCGCTGTACATGCAGGTGGTGCTGGGCGAGGCGCCGTGCCCGCTGTGCATCCTGCAACGCTACGCCTTGCTGTTGATCGCGATCTTCGCGTTCATTGGCGCGGGCATGCGCAGCAAAGGCGCTGTCACCGTGTTTGAAGGGCTGGTGATACTCAGCGCCCTCGGTGGTGTGGCGGCAGCCGGTCACCATGTGTACACCCAGTTTTTCCCCCAGGTCAGCTGCGGCGTCGATGTGCTGCAACCTATCGTCGACGACTTGCCCCTGGCCAAGGTGTTTCCCCTGGGCTTCCAGGTCGATGGCTTCTGCAGCACCCCGTACCCACCGGTGCTGGGCCTGTCATTGGCACAGTGGGCGCTCGTGGCGTTCGTGCTGACCGTGATCCTAGTGCCCCTGGGCATCTATCGAAATCGCCAGCGCAACGCTTGA
- the cyoB gene encoding cytochrome o ubiquinol oxidase subunit I, translating to MFGKLSWDAVPFHEPIVMITIAMIALGGLALFAAITYFKKWTYLWTEWLTSVDHKKIGVMYVIVAMVMLLRGFADAIMMRTQLAMATEGSPGYLPPEHYDQIFTAHGVIMIIFMAMPFFTGLMNLALPLQIGARDVAYPFLNSLSFWLLVSGVVLINVSLGVGEFAKTGWVAYPPLSGLQYSPGVGVDYYIWALQLSGLGTTLTGVNFLATVLKMRAPGMKLMDMPIFTWTCTWANVLIVASFPILAATMALLSLDRYLDFHIFTNELGGNPMMYVNLFWAWGHPEVYILILPAFGIFSEVISTFTGKRLFGHHSMVYASGAISVLGFMVWLHHFFTMGSGASVNAFFGLATMLISIPTGVKLFNWLFTIYHGRLRMTSQVLWTLGFMVTFAIGGMTGVLLAIPGADFVLHNSLFVIAHFHNVIIGGAVFGYIAGFSFYFPKAFGFKLHEGWGKAAFWFWISGFFVAFMPLYALGFMGMTRRLNATTNPEWVPYLYVAMFGAVMIAVGIACQLIQLYVSVRDRKQNLCESGDPWNGHTLEWSTSSPPPFYNFAVIPTANTIDAFTEAKEDGTAYQKPKHYEPIHMPNNTATGVVMGALLTVFGFAMIWHIWWLAIVGLVGTIGYFIVHAARDDQGYMVPVETIERIEAEQHARLVAEKKIPANRVETSLEQA from the coding sequence ATGTTTGGTAAATTAAGTTGGGATGCGGTCCCGTTCCACGAGCCGATTGTGATGATTACCATCGCCATGATCGCGCTGGGTGGTCTGGCACTGTTTGCAGCAATCACTTATTTCAAGAAGTGGACCTACCTGTGGACCGAGTGGCTGACGTCGGTCGACCACAAGAAAATCGGCGTCATGTACGTCATCGTGGCCATGGTCATGCTGCTGCGCGGTTTTGCCGACGCGATCATGATGCGTACCCAGTTGGCCATGGCCACCGAGGGTTCGCCTGGCTACCTGCCGCCTGAACACTATGACCAGATCTTCACCGCCCACGGTGTGATCATGATCATCTTCATGGCGATGCCTTTCTTCACCGGCCTGATGAACCTTGCCTTGCCGCTGCAGATCGGTGCGCGTGACGTTGCCTACCCGTTCCTGAACTCCCTGAGCTTCTGGCTGCTGGTCTCCGGCGTGGTGCTGATCAACGTGTCCCTGGGCGTCGGCGAATTCGCCAAGACCGGTTGGGTTGCGTATCCGCCATTGTCGGGCCTGCAATACAGCCCTGGCGTGGGTGTGGACTACTACATCTGGGCGCTACAGTTATCAGGACTCGGGACGACATTGACGGGGGTCAACTTCCTGGCCACCGTGCTGAAAATGCGCGCCCCTGGCATGAAACTGATGGACATGCCGATCTTCACCTGGACCTGCACCTGGGCAAACGTCCTGATCGTGGCTTCGTTCCCGATCCTGGCCGCCACCATGGCGCTGCTGTCGCTTGACCGTTACCTGGATTTCCACATTTTCACCAATGAACTTGGTGGCAATCCGATGATGTACGTGAACCTGTTCTGGGCATGGGGTCACCCTGAGGTGTACATCCTGATCCTGCCAGCGTTCGGTATCTTCTCCGAAGTGATCTCGACCTTTACCGGCAAGCGCCTGTTCGGTCACCACTCGATGGTTTACGCATCGGGCGCGATCTCGGTACTGGGCTTCATGGTGTGGCTGCACCACTTCTTCACCATGGGTTCGGGGGCCAGCGTCAACGCCTTCTTCGGCCTGGCGACGATGCTGATTTCCATCCCGACGGGGGTGAAGCTGTTCAACTGGCTGTTCACCATCTACCACGGTCGTCTGCGCATGACCAGCCAGGTCCTGTGGACCCTGGGCTTCATGGTGACCTTCGCCATCGGCGGCATGACCGGCGTACTGCTGGCCATCCCGGGTGCTGACTTCGTACTGCACAACAGCCTGTTCGTGATCGCTCACTTCCACAACGTGATCATCGGCGGCGCGGTATTCGGTTACATCGCTGGTTTCAGCTTCTACTTCCCGAAAGCGTTCGGCTTCAAGCTGCACGAAGGCTGGGGCAAGGCTGCATTCTGGTTCTGGATCTCGGGCTTCTTCGTCGCGTTCATGCCGCTCTATGCACTGGGCTTCATGGGCATGACCCGTCGTCTGAACGCCACCACCAACCCTGAGTGGGTGCCGTACCTGTACGTCGCCATGTTCGGTGCGGTGATGATCGCTGTGGGCATTGCCTGCCAGTTGATCCAGCTGTATGTCAGTGTGCGTGACCGCAAGCAGAACCTGTGCGAGTCGGGCGATCCATGGAACGGCCACACCCTGGAATGGTCGACCTCCTCGCCTCCGCCGTTCTACAACTTCGCCGTGATTCCTACCGCGAACACCATCGATGCGTTCACCGAAGCCAAGGAAGACGGTACTGCGTACCAGAAGCCCAAGCACTACGAGCCGATCCACATGCCAAACAACACCGCCACTGGCGTGGTGATGGGTGCGCTGTTGACCGTGTTCGGTTTCGCGATGATCTGGCACATCTGGTGGCTGGCAATCGTGGGCCTGGTGGGCACCATCGGCTACTTCATTGTCCACGCTGCACGTGATGATCAAGGCTACATGGTGCCGGTCGAAACGATCGAGCGCATCGAAGCCGAGCAGCACGCTCGCCTGGTCGCCGAGAAGAAAATCCCGGCCAACCGTGTAGAAACCTCGTTGGAACAGGCTTAA
- a CDS encoding DMT family transporter produces MNLSLYLLTVLIWGTTWIALKWQLGVVAIPVSIVYRFGLAALVLFALLLLSRKLQVMNRRGHLICVAQGLCLFCVNFMCFLTASQWIPSGLVAVVFSTATLWNALNARVFFGQRVARNVLMGGGLGLMGLGLLFWPELVGHTTSPQTLLGLGLALLGTMCFSAGNMLSSLQQKAGLRPLTTNAWGMAYGALMLATYCAVRGIPFEMDWSARYVGALWYLVIPGSVIGFTAYLTLVGRMGPERAAYCTVLFPVVALNVSAFVEGYQWTAPALMGLVLVMAGNVLVFRKPKVASPTFKTKPV; encoded by the coding sequence ATGAACCTTTCCCTGTATTTACTCACCGTGCTGATCTGGGGCACCACCTGGATCGCCCTTAAATGGCAACTGGGCGTGGTGGCGATTCCTGTGTCGATCGTGTATCGCTTCGGCCTGGCGGCGCTGGTGCTGTTTGCGTTGTTGCTGCTCAGTCGCAAGTTGCAGGTGATGAACCGACGCGGGCACCTGATTTGCGTGGCCCAGGGGCTGTGCCTGTTTTGCGTGAACTTCATGTGCTTTCTCACGGCCAGCCAGTGGATCCCCAGCGGTCTGGTGGCGGTGGTGTTTTCCACGGCGACGCTGTGGAACGCACTGAACGCCCGAGTGTTCTTCGGCCAGCGCGTGGCGCGCAATGTATTGATGGGTGGCGGACTGGGGTTGATGGGATTGGGCCTGTTGTTCTGGCCGGAACTGGTGGGGCACACCACCAGTCCGCAGACCTTGCTGGGCCTGGGCCTGGCCTTGTTGGGGACGATGTGTTTCTCGGCGGGCAATATGCTGTCGAGCTTGCAGCAGAAGGCGGGGCTCAGGCCTCTGACCACCAATGCCTGGGGCATGGCGTATGGCGCCTTGATGCTTGCAACCTACTGCGCGGTGCGTGGGATCCCGTTCGAGATGGACTGGAGCGCGCGGTATGTCGGCGCGTTGTGGTACTTGGTGATCCCGGGGTCGGTGATCGGGTTTACCGCTTACCTGACCCTGGTAGGGCGGATGGGGCCGGAGCGGGCGGCGTATTGCACGGTGCTGTTTCCGGTGGTGGCGTTGAATGTGTCGGCGTTTGTCGAGGGCTATCAGTGGACGGCACCGGCGTTGATGGGGTTGGTGTTGGTGATGGCGGGGAATGTGTTGGTGTTTCGAAAACCGAAGGTTGCGAGCCCAACCTTCAAGACGAAACCGGTCTGA
- the hmpA gene encoding NO-inducible flavohemoprotein: MLSAQDRAIVKSTVPLLESGGEALITHFYRMMLSEYPEVRPLFNQAHQASGDQPRALANGVLMYARHIDQLDQLGDLVAKIINKHVALQILPEHYPIVGACLLRAISEVLGSEIATSEVMTAWGNAYGQLADILIGAEAAIYEEKAQAPGGWRGARAFTVVNRVEESAEITSFYFAPADNGAILAAAPGQYIGMRLVLDGEEVRRNYSLSALSDAGQYRISVKREAGGRVSNYLHDQLQVGATIDLFPPSGEFTLAPGDKPLVLISGGVGITPTLPMLEAALATQRPVHFIHCARNGAVHAFRDWVDALAAKHPQLQRFYCYAEDDGVSPAADKVGLLSQEQLAAWLPEQRDIDAYFLGPKGFMAAVKRHLKALGVPEKQSRYEFFGPAAALE; this comes from the coding sequence ATGCTAAGTGCCCAAGACCGTGCCATCGTCAAATCCACCGTGCCCTTGCTGGAAAGCGGCGGTGAAGCGTTGATCACCCATTTCTACCGCATGATGCTGTCCGAGTACCCCGAGGTTCGCCCGCTGTTCAACCAGGCCCACCAGGCCAGCGGCGACCAGCCGCGTGCCTTGGCCAACGGTGTGTTGATGTACGCGCGGCATATCGACCAGTTGGATCAACTGGGCGACCTGGTGGCCAAGATCATCAACAAACACGTGGCCCTGCAGATCCTGCCGGAGCATTACCCGATCGTCGGGGCCTGCCTGCTGCGCGCGATCTCTGAAGTGCTGGGCAGCGAGATCGCGACCTCCGAGGTGATGACGGCCTGGGGCAATGCGTATGGGCAACTGGCGGACATCCTGATCGGTGCCGAAGCCGCGATCTATGAAGAGAAAGCCCAGGCCCCTGGCGGCTGGCGCGGTGCGCGGGCGTTTACCGTGGTCAACCGTGTGGAGGAGAGCGCCGAGATTACTTCGTTCTATTTCGCCCCGGCCGACAACGGGGCGATTCTTGCTGCGGCGCCGGGCCAATACATCGGCATGAGGCTGGTGCTCGACGGTGAAGAAGTGCGCCGCAACTATTCGCTGTCGGCGTTGAGCGATGCCGGCCAGTACCGCATCAGCGTCAAGCGCGAGGCCGGCGGGCGGGTCTCCAACTACCTGCATGATCAGTTGCAAGTCGGGGCGACGATTGACCTGTTTCCGCCGTCGGGCGAGTTCACCCTGGCGCCGGGCGACAAACCGCTGGTGCTGATCAGCGGCGGTGTGGGCATCACGCCCACCTTGCCGATGCTCGAAGCCGCGCTGGCCACCCAGCGCCCAGTGCACTTTATCCACTGTGCGCGTAACGGCGCCGTGCACGCGTTCCGTGACTGGGTGGATGCGTTGGCGGCCAAGCATCCGCAGCTCCAGCGCTTCTACTGCTATGCCGAAGATGACGGCGTGAGTCCGGCGGCGGATAAAGTCGGCCTGCTGAGCCAGGAGCAACTGGCCGCCTGGTTGCCCGAGCAGCGCGATATCGATGCTTACTTCCTGGGGCCTAAAGGCTTCATGGCGGCGGTCAAGCGCCACCTCAAGGCGCTGGGCGTACCCGAGAAACAAAGTCGCTACGAGTTCTTCGGCCCGGCGGCGGCGCTGGAGTAG
- a CDS encoding LuxR C-terminal-related transcriptional regulator, producing the protein MTAMTRCLDRPGFMPRLSAHHLLRPRLAEPLLAAPVRVKLLCAPGGSGKSALLAECALQVPAGCQVYWLPLNGVALGPSDFCRRLAQNLGLPFTDEATLLLDLARWQAPAWLFVDDFCRLPTPETDALLDRLLTVSSPALTWWLGARRRPLCNWPRLLLDDELLECGADLAFNPAEIQQLLIHSPGQSVDSVMQFSAGWCAGVRIALLGEGHPEKTLLDYLQHELFNTLAPELAEAWRVLAHLPRFNPGLCEHLFGAGDGGQYLRDLQALGAFIQPWEDTDWLQVFPPLAQLLRDEPWPAKRSWHRRACQWFTAEQDWQAAFEQALLAEEYEVAVSLLQHFSFEDLFRQQNAVLLLRLHQEHGDELMLGSAQLVGLVTAALLFAGRFEQAAQCIDQLARFAPQPTAAQQRYLLARWQAQWGWLLHLDGDAERSREHFIEALHALPDSAWTSRLMCLSGLTQQALLRGELDVAQTLNREALCLARAHGSLLLEALLELDHAQLLEQRGAPYRAQSLLENVQAMLLKQQLTAGPLVGRIALRRGHLALRQGQDSLAAECFETGLKMCLHSQDKRVLYGFLGLALLAANRGDYAEAFVQLREAERLMQQRQVPDTVYRAVLLLVSGHFWLQQGRAELTAQAMRRVLRHFRGPQAKQAPPATLELIPRLEYLLVLAEVKLGCAEQPLARLNALLETTRQRGMLCLETELHLVLGEVAWHVGDPILARRSLQTGLALAARCQVQQAIRELRLRSPALLSELGMEPAVSTSGALDNPLSQRELEVLQLIALGNSNLEIADRLFISLHTVKTHARRIHSKLGVERRTQAVAKAKTLGLMT; encoded by the coding sequence ATGACCGCCATGACACGCTGCCTGGACCGTCCTGGATTCATGCCTCGGCTGTCCGCCCACCATCTGCTGCGCCCGCGCTTGGCCGAGCCGTTGCTGGCGGCGCCGGTGCGGGTCAAATTGCTGTGCGCGCCTGGCGGCAGCGGCAAGAGTGCGCTGCTGGCCGAATGCGCATTGCAGGTGCCGGCGGGCTGCCAGGTGTACTGGTTGCCGCTCAATGGCGTTGCCCTGGGCCCGAGCGATTTTTGTCGGCGCCTGGCGCAGAACCTCGGCCTGCCGTTCACCGATGAAGCGACGCTGCTGCTGGACCTGGCTCGCTGGCAGGCCCCGGCGTGGTTGTTCGTCGATGACTTCTGCCGCTTGCCCACACCCGAAACCGACGCATTGCTCGACCGCCTGCTTACCGTCAGCAGCCCGGCCTTGACCTGGTGGCTCGGCGCGCGGCGTCGGCCCCTGTGCAATTGGCCCCGGTTGCTGCTCGACGACGAACTGCTGGAGTGCGGCGCCGACCTGGCGTTCAACCCTGCCGAGATCCAGCAACTGCTTATTCATTCGCCAGGACAGTCCGTCGACAGCGTCATGCAGTTCAGTGCCGGCTGGTGCGCCGGTGTGCGTATCGCATTGCTGGGGGAAGGCCATCCGGAAAAAACCTTGCTCGATTATTTGCAACACGAGCTGTTCAACACCTTGGCGCCCGAACTGGCCGAAGCCTGGCGCGTGCTGGCTCATTTGCCGCGTTTTAACCCGGGGTTATGCGAGCACCTGTTCGGCGCCGGCGACGGTGGCCAATACCTGCGCGATCTGCAGGCCCTCGGCGCGTTTATCCAGCCTTGGGAAGACACCGACTGGCTGCAGGTTTTCCCTCCGCTTGCGCAATTGCTGCGCGATGAACCCTGGCCGGCCAAGCGCTCCTGGCATCGCCGTGCCTGCCAATGGTTCACCGCCGAACAGGACTGGCAAGCCGCGTTTGAACAGGCGCTGCTGGCCGAAGAATACGAAGTGGCGGTCAGCCTGTTGCAGCACTTCAGTTTCGAAGACCTGTTCCGCCAGCAGAACGCCGTGCTGCTGTTGCGTCTGCATCAAGAGCATGGCGATGAATTGATGCTCGGTTCGGCGCAACTGGTGGGGCTGGTGACAGCGGCGTTACTGTTTGCCGGGCGTTTCGAGCAGGCCGCGCAGTGTATCGATCAGCTTGCACGGTTCGCGCCGCAACCGACGGCGGCGCAACAACGCTACCTGCTGGCGCGGTGGCAGGCGCAGTGGGGTTGGCTGTTGCATCTGGACGGCGATGCCGAGCGTTCGCGCGAACATTTTATCGAAGCGCTGCACGCCTTGCCCGACAGCGCCTGGACGTCGCGGTTGATGTGCTTGTCGGGGCTCACTCAACAAGCCTTGCTGCGCGGTGAACTGGACGTAGCCCAGACCCTCAACCGCGAGGCGTTGTGCCTGGCCCGCGCCCACGGCTCGTTGCTGCTCGAAGCCTTGCTCGAGCTGGATCATGCGCAATTGCTGGAACAGCGCGGCGCCCCCTATCGCGCCCAGAGCCTGCTGGAAAACGTGCAGGCGATGCTGCTCAAACAGCAACTCACGGCCGGGCCATTGGTGGGGCGTATCGCGCTGCGGCGCGGGCATCTGGCGTTGCGCCAGGGACAGGACAGCCTGGCCGCCGAATGTTTCGAGACCGGCTTGAAAATGTGCCTGCACAGCCAGGACAAGCGCGTGCTCTACGGGTTTCTCGGCCTGGCGCTGTTGGCCGCCAACCGTGGCGATTACGCCGAAGCGTTTGTGCAATTGCGCGAGGCCGAACGGCTGATGCAGCAACGTCAGGTGCCCGACACGGTGTACCGCGCGGTGCTGCTGCTGGTCAGCGGGCACTTCTGGTTGCAGCAGGGCCGCGCCGAATTGACCGCGCAAGCGATGCGCCGCGTCCTTCGCCATTTTCGCGGGCCCCAGGCCAAGCAAGCGCCGCCGGCCACCCTGGAGCTGATCCCGCGTCTGGAGTACCTGCTGGTGCTGGCGGAGGTGAAATTGGGCTGTGCCGAGCAGCCGCTGGCGCGGCTCAACGCCCTGCTGGAAACCACGCGTCAACGCGGCATGCTCTGCCTGGAAACCGAACTGCACCTGGTGCTGGGCGAGGTCGCCTGGCATGTCGGCGACCCCATCCTGGCGCGCCGCTCGCTGCAAACCGGGCTGGCGCTGGCGGCGCGTTGCCAGGTGCAGCAGGCGATCCGCGAACTGCGGCTGCGTTCGCCCGCGCTGTTGAGCGAGCTGGGCATGGAACCGGCGGTATCGACTTCGGGCGCATTGGACAATCCTCTCAGCCAGCGCGAGTTGGAAGTGCTGCAGTTAATCGCCCTCGGCAACTCCAACCTGGAAATTGCCGATCGCCTGTTCATCTCTTTGCACACCGTCAAGACCCATGCGCGGCGCATCCACAGCAAGTTAGGGGTGGAGCGGCGTACGCAAGCAGTGGCCAAGGCGAAAACCCTGGGGTTGATGACCTAG
- a CDS encoding helix-turn-helix transcriptional regulator codes for MPDLQSLHVFQALNRSPNARLEACAELGDGVSAALWSNQHDAQDYQAPSHHTLSCYIGGGTGTFRRDQPGTKGGPDKLCILPAEHQSAWVINGEIRLAHVYFSPEQFALGCVTLLDREPRTLHLRESTFLEDAGQARRFHQLIALNWHEPAERLLTSSLAHELLSHTLLSQVGARDGLRLKGGLAAHQRRLLVEYIDQHVEEPISLGQLAGLCALSEYHFARMFRQSFGLPPHQYLLARRLARAQALLRGGPLALGEIALMCGFSSASHFARRFRQTMGATPGEYRQAFCA; via the coding sequence ATGCCTGATCTGCAATCACTGCACGTTTTCCAAGCCCTTAATCGCTCGCCCAACGCACGCCTGGAAGCCTGCGCCGAGCTCGGTGACGGCGTGTCCGCAGCGTTGTGGAGCAACCAACACGACGCACAGGATTACCAGGCACCCAGCCATCACACCTTGTCCTGCTACATCGGCGGCGGCACCGGCACCTTTCGGCGTGACCAGCCGGGCACCAAGGGCGGGCCCGACAAACTGTGCATCCTGCCTGCCGAGCATCAGTCGGCCTGGGTGATCAACGGCGAGATCCGCCTGGCCCACGTGTATTTCAGCCCGGAGCAGTTCGCCCTGGGCTGCGTCACCCTCCTCGACCGCGAACCGCGCACGCTGCACCTGCGCGAGAGCACTTTTCTGGAAGACGCCGGCCAGGCTCGGCGCTTTCACCAGTTGATCGCGCTGAACTGGCACGAACCCGCCGAGCGCTTGCTGACCAGCAGCCTGGCCCATGAACTGCTCAGCCACACCCTGCTCAGCCAGGTGGGCGCCCGCGACGGGCTGCGCCTCAAGGGCGGGTTGGCGGCGCATCAACGGCGATTGTTGGTGGAGTACATCGACCAGCATGTGGAAGAGCCGATCAGCCTGGGCCAACTGGCCGGACTGTGCGCGTTGTCGGAATACCATTTCGCGCGGATGTTCCGCCAGAGCTTCGGCCTGCCGCCCCATCAATACCTGCTGGCGCGACGGCTGGCCCGTGCGCAGGCCCTGCTGCGCGGCGGCCCCCTGGCCCTGGGAGAGATTGCCTTGATGTGCGGTTTTTCCAGCGCCAGCCACTTTGCCCGTCGCTTCCGCCAAACCATGGGCGCCACGCCCGGTGAATACCGCCAGGCGTTCTGCGCCTAG
- the cyoA gene encoding ubiquinol oxidase subunit II, translated as MSKNRYPRLLGFLPLLGMMLMLGGCKWTLLDPKGQVGLDERNLIITATLLMLLVVVPVIIMTFAFAWKYRASNTSATYAPKWSHSTKIEIAVWLVPILIIIALGYVTYKSTHALDPYRPLESDVKPINIEVVALDWKWLFIYPDLGIATVNQIRFPEHTPLNFKITSDAVMNSFFIPALGGQIYAMAGMQTKLHLIANQKAEMEGISANYSGAGFTGMKFKAISTSQEDFDAWVAEVKAAPKQLDQAEYDALTKPSQNNPVALYSAFEPNLFQKIVDKYEGMKPGKPVKHEKKEVAAVEGSDTGAHSTAGAEE; from the coding sequence ATGAGTAAAAACAGGTACCCCCGATTACTAGGCTTTTTGCCGCTGCTTGGCATGATGTTAATGCTGGGAGGCTGCAAGTGGACCTTGCTCGACCCAAAAGGACAGGTCGGTCTGGATGAACGAAACCTGATCATCACCGCCACCCTGCTGATGCTGCTGGTCGTGGTGCCTGTGATCATCATGACCTTCGCCTTCGCCTGGAAATACCGCGCGTCGAACACCAGCGCCACCTACGCGCCGAAGTGGTCGCACTCCACCAAGATCGAAATCGCGGTGTGGCTGGTCCCGATCCTCATCATCATTGCCCTGGGTTATGTGACCTACAAGTCCACCCACGCACTGGACCCGTACCGTCCGCTGGAATCCGACGTCAAGCCGATCAACATCGAAGTGGTCGCGCTGGACTGGAAGTGGCTGTTCATCTACCCGGACCTGGGTATCGCCACGGTGAACCAGATCCGGTTCCCGGAGCACACCCCGCTGAACTTCAAGATCACCTCCGACGCTGTGATGAACTCGTTCTTCATCCCGGCCCTGGGCGGCCAGATCTACGCGATGGCAGGCATGCAGACCAAGCTGCACCTGATCGCCAACCAGAAAGCTGAAATGGAAGGCATCTCCGCCAACTACAGCGGCGCTGGCTTCACCGGCATGAAATTCAAAGCGATCTCGACGAGCCAGGAAGATTTCGACGCCTGGGTAGCCGAAGTCAAGGCCGCACCTAAACAGCTTGATCAAGCTGAATACGACGCCCTGACCAAACCAAGCCAGAACAACCCTGTCGCGCTGTACTCCGCGTTTGAGCCGAACCTGTTTCAGAAAATCGTCGACAAGTACGAAGGTATGAAGCCAGGCAAGCCGGTCAAGCACGAGAAGAAAGAAGTGGCCGCGGTTGAAGGTTCTGACACGGGCGCGCATTCAACTGCTGGGGCAGAGGAGTAA